From Pongo pygmaeus isolate AG05252 chromosome 1, NHGRI_mPonPyg2-v2.0_pri, whole genome shotgun sequence, one genomic window encodes:
- the ZNF697 gene encoding zinc finger protein 697 isoform X1, which translates to MENRGTCCKSFSSCFVHLYKIIKCTLNSSQRNERVEVYYICRLKGCTCPLRLSSKEARVMGRSDLGDSWSPPLLFSSWMKQEDNQGVCAHQDSEDKGMGSDFEDSEDREGDPEGREMGSNPQDTNKREGQLEPEMGSNPQDSRHREAVPDICREGQVSEEEGVSVRGEEDDQSGVADIAMFPGLSESDSISRSLREDDDESAGENRLEEEEEQPAPPVLPWRRHLSLGSRHRGDKPAHRRFHRLHHPMAVDLGELDSLVASIMDAPTICPDCGESFSPGAAFLQHQRIHRLAEAAAAASLEPFGLAGECDAMVGMMGVGVAGGFGAGPPLARPPREKPFRCGECGKGFSRNTYLTNHLRLHTGERPNLCADCGKSFSWRADLLKHRRLHTGEKPYPCPECGEAFSLSSHLLSHRRAHAAASGAGAAALRPFACGECGKGFVRRSHLANHQRIHTGEKPHGCGECGKRFSWRSDLVKHQRVHTGEKPYMCSECGETFSVSSHLFTHKRTHSGERPYVCRECGKGFGRNSHLVNHLRVHTGEKPFRCGQCEKRFSDFSTLTQHQRTHTGEKPYTCIECGKSFIQSSHLIRHRRIHTGNKPHKCAGCGKGFRYKTHLAQHQKLHLC; encoded by the exons GTGTATTATATATGCAGACTCAAGGGATGTACTTGTCCATTGCGTCTGAGCTCCAAAGAGGCAAGAGTGATGGGCAGAAGTGATTTGGG GGATTCCTGGTCACCTCCCTTGCTCTTTTCTTCCTGGATGAAACAAGAAGATAATCAGGGTGTCTGTGCACACCAGGACTCAGAAGACAAAGGGATGGGTTCTGATTTTGAGGACTCTGAGGACAGGGAAGGGGACccagaaggaagagaaatgggCTCTAATCCACAGGACACAAACAAGAGAGAAGGCCAACTGGAGCCGGAAATGGGCTCCAACCCACAGGACTCAAGGCACAGGGAGGCAGTGCCCGACATCTGCAGAG AGGGGCAGGTGAGTGAGGAAGAAGGCGTTTCTGTCCGTGGGGAAGAGGATGACCAATCTGGTGTAGCTGACATAGCGATGTTCCCAGGACTGTCTGAGTCTGACAGCATATCCCGGAGCCTCCGGGAGGACGACGACGAGAGTGCTGGGGAGAACcggctggaggaggaagaggagcagccGGCCCCTCCCGTACTTCCCTGGAGGCGACATCTCTCCCTGGGGAGTCGGCACCGAGGTGACAAGCCCGCCCACCGCCGCTTCCACCGGCTCCACCACCCCATGGCCGTGGACCTCGGGGAGCTGGATAGCCTGGTGGCTAGCATCATGGACGCGCCCACCATCTGCCCCGACTGCGGAGAGAGCTTCAGTCCCGGCGCCGCCTTCCTGCAGCACCAGCGCATTCACCGCCTGGCTGAGGCCGCTGCCGCCGCCAGCCTGGAGCCCTTCGGCCTGGCGGGCGAGTGCGACGCGATGGTGGGCATGATGGGGGTGGGTGTGGCGGGGGGCTTCGGGGCCGGGCCCCCGCTGGCCCGTCCCCCGCGCGAAAAGCCCTTCCGCTGCGGGGAGTGCGGCAAGGGCTTCAGCCGCAACACCTACCTGACCAACCACCTGCGCCTGCACACAGGCGAGCGGCCCAACCTGTGCGCCGACTGCGGCAAGAGCTTCAGCTGGCGCGCCGACCTGCTCAAGCACCGGCGCCTGCACACGGGCGAGAAGCCCTACCCGTGCCCCGAGTGCGGGGAGGCCTTCAGCCTCAGCTCGCATCTGCTGAGCCACCGGCGCGCGCACGCGGCGGCCAGCGGCGCGGGGGCGGCGGCGCTGCGGCCTTTCGCCTGCGGGGAGTGCGGCAAGGGCTTCGTGCGCCGTTCGCACCTGGCCAACCACCAGCGCATCCACACGGGCGAGAAGCCGCACGGCTGTGGCGAGTGCGGCAAGCGCTTCAGCTGGCGCTCGGACTTGGTGAAGCACCAGCGCGTGCACACGGGCGAGAAGCCCTACATGTGCTCCGAGTGCGGCGAGACCTTCAGCGTCAGCTCGCACCTCTTCACGCACAAGCGCACGCACTCGGGTGAGCGGCCCTACGTGTGCCGCGAGTGCGGGAAGGGCTTCGGGCGTAACTCGCACTTGGTGAACCACCTGCGCGTGCACACCGGCGAGAAGCCCTTCCGCTGTGGCCAGTGCGAGAAGCGCTTCAGCGACTTCTCCACGCTCACGCAGCACCAGCGCACGCACACGGGCGAGAAGCCCTACACGTGCATCGAGTGCGGCAAGAGCTTTATCCAGAGCTCCCACCTGATCCGCCACCGCCGCATCCACACGGGCAACAAGCCGCACAAGTGTGCGGGCTGCGGCAAAGGCTTCCGCTACAAAACGCACCTCGCGCAGCACCAGAAGCTGCACCTGTGCTAG
- the ZNF697 gene encoding zinc finger protein 697 isoform X2, which translates to MKQEDNQGVCAHQDSEDKGMGSDFEDSEDREGDPEGREMGSNPQDTNKREGQLEPEMGSNPQDSRHREAVPDICREGQVSEEEGVSVRGEEDDQSGVADIAMFPGLSESDSISRSLREDDDESAGENRLEEEEEQPAPPVLPWRRHLSLGSRHRGDKPAHRRFHRLHHPMAVDLGELDSLVASIMDAPTICPDCGESFSPGAAFLQHQRIHRLAEAAAAASLEPFGLAGECDAMVGMMGVGVAGGFGAGPPLARPPREKPFRCGECGKGFSRNTYLTNHLRLHTGERPNLCADCGKSFSWRADLLKHRRLHTGEKPYPCPECGEAFSLSSHLLSHRRAHAAASGAGAAALRPFACGECGKGFVRRSHLANHQRIHTGEKPHGCGECGKRFSWRSDLVKHQRVHTGEKPYMCSECGETFSVSSHLFTHKRTHSGERPYVCRECGKGFGRNSHLVNHLRVHTGEKPFRCGQCEKRFSDFSTLTQHQRTHTGEKPYTCIECGKSFIQSSHLIRHRRIHTGNKPHKCAGCGKGFRYKTHLAQHQKLHLC; encoded by the exons ATGAAACAAGAAGATAATCAGGGTGTCTGTGCACACCAGGACTCAGAAGACAAAGGGATGGGTTCTGATTTTGAGGACTCTGAGGACAGGGAAGGGGACccagaaggaagagaaatgggCTCTAATCCACAGGACACAAACAAGAGAGAAGGCCAACTGGAGCCGGAAATGGGCTCCAACCCACAGGACTCAAGGCACAGGGAGGCAGTGCCCGACATCTGCAGAG AGGGGCAGGTGAGTGAGGAAGAAGGCGTTTCTGTCCGTGGGGAAGAGGATGACCAATCTGGTGTAGCTGACATAGCGATGTTCCCAGGACTGTCTGAGTCTGACAGCATATCCCGGAGCCTCCGGGAGGACGACGACGAGAGTGCTGGGGAGAACcggctggaggaggaagaggagcagccGGCCCCTCCCGTACTTCCCTGGAGGCGACATCTCTCCCTGGGGAGTCGGCACCGAGGTGACAAGCCCGCCCACCGCCGCTTCCACCGGCTCCACCACCCCATGGCCGTGGACCTCGGGGAGCTGGATAGCCTGGTGGCTAGCATCATGGACGCGCCCACCATCTGCCCCGACTGCGGAGAGAGCTTCAGTCCCGGCGCCGCCTTCCTGCAGCACCAGCGCATTCACCGCCTGGCTGAGGCCGCTGCCGCCGCCAGCCTGGAGCCCTTCGGCCTGGCGGGCGAGTGCGACGCGATGGTGGGCATGATGGGGGTGGGTGTGGCGGGGGGCTTCGGGGCCGGGCCCCCGCTGGCCCGTCCCCCGCGCGAAAAGCCCTTCCGCTGCGGGGAGTGCGGCAAGGGCTTCAGCCGCAACACCTACCTGACCAACCACCTGCGCCTGCACACAGGCGAGCGGCCCAACCTGTGCGCCGACTGCGGCAAGAGCTTCAGCTGGCGCGCCGACCTGCTCAAGCACCGGCGCCTGCACACGGGCGAGAAGCCCTACCCGTGCCCCGAGTGCGGGGAGGCCTTCAGCCTCAGCTCGCATCTGCTGAGCCACCGGCGCGCGCACGCGGCGGCCAGCGGCGCGGGGGCGGCGGCGCTGCGGCCTTTCGCCTGCGGGGAGTGCGGCAAGGGCTTCGTGCGCCGTTCGCACCTGGCCAACCACCAGCGCATCCACACGGGCGAGAAGCCGCACGGCTGTGGCGAGTGCGGCAAGCGCTTCAGCTGGCGCTCGGACTTGGTGAAGCACCAGCGCGTGCACACGGGCGAGAAGCCCTACATGTGCTCCGAGTGCGGCGAGACCTTCAGCGTCAGCTCGCACCTCTTCACGCACAAGCGCACGCACTCGGGTGAGCGGCCCTACGTGTGCCGCGAGTGCGGGAAGGGCTTCGGGCGTAACTCGCACTTGGTGAACCACCTGCGCGTGCACACCGGCGAGAAGCCCTTCCGCTGTGGCCAGTGCGAGAAGCGCTTCAGCGACTTCTCCACGCTCACGCAGCACCAGCGCACGCACACGGGCGAGAAGCCCTACACGTGCATCGAGTGCGGCAAGAGCTTTATCCAGAGCTCCCACCTGATCCGCCACCGCCGCATCCACACGGGCAACAAGCCGCACAAGTGTGCGGGCTGCGGCAAAGGCTTCCGCTACAAAACGCACCTCGCGCAGCACCAGAAGCTGCACCTGTGCTAG